One Sulfoacidibacillus ferrooxidans DNA window includes the following coding sequences:
- a CDS encoding ATP-dependent helicase produces the protein MTATKKTSHIDIQSITTGLNPEQQLAVETTEGPLLILAGAGSGKTSVMTRRIAYLLGVRQVQPWNILAITFTNKSAKEMNARVRTLVGDQADDIWMSTFHSMCVKILRREAEHIGYENNFSILDAEDQSAAIKQSMLDLNYDMKKFDPSTIQWKISAAKNELLTPAEMKSNSSQSMIDSIAAKVYQSYQAKLMNMNALDFDDLIFKTVELFETKGDVLDLYQEKFQYIHVDEYQDTNRAQYKLINLLAKKYRHLCVVGDSDQAIYRWRGADISNIINFERDYKETTVIKLEQNYRSTSTILDAANAVIAHNSQRKEKKLWSANGEGEKISIYAALDQTDEAVYVISKVQEHIGAGGQFSDCTVLYRANAQSRAIEEAFLQAAMPYKILGGMTFYDRREIRDVMAYLKTIANPQDEISLLRIVNVPKRNIGDGTIRKMLDFAHEQDTTLLEAMGRVEEAELGAKSTEAIKKFYTLIMKLHDMQEGISVTEFTQEVLYQSGYREMYEVSHKEEDQNRLENIAELLTVTRAFDRRRRGTLSDFLAETSLLSDLDKESGKTENAVHMMTMHASKGLEFPVVFVIGAEETIFPHARSMDTIDGVEEERNLCYVAITRAREKLHLSYCLERTLFGQLQMNDPSRFLSEIPDMFTERSGNDTQIIPRWDIGLTVRHPQYGMGVITDMEGSDDDLTLSITFHSKHGTKSIKPALTKLRVIDQ, from the coding sequence ATGACAGCTACAAAAAAGACATCTCATATTGATATTCAAAGTATTACAACTGGACTCAATCCTGAACAACAACTAGCAGTTGAAACAACCGAAGGCCCACTGCTTATCTTAGCAGGTGCAGGTTCCGGTAAAACAAGTGTCATGACTCGTCGAATCGCCTATCTACTAGGCGTACGTCAAGTACAACCGTGGAATATCCTTGCGATTACCTTTACCAACAAATCAGCTAAAGAAATGAATGCGCGCGTGCGTACACTCGTCGGCGATCAGGCTGACGATATCTGGATGAGCACATTCCATTCCATGTGTGTAAAAATATTGCGTCGCGAAGCAGAGCATATCGGGTATGAAAATAATTTTTCGATTCTTGACGCAGAAGATCAAAGTGCAGCGATCAAGCAAAGTATGCTGGATTTAAATTATGACATGAAAAAATTTGATCCCTCTACGATACAGTGGAAAATATCCGCAGCAAAAAATGAACTACTCACACCTGCTGAAATGAAGAGCAATTCCAGTCAATCCATGATTGATTCTATTGCAGCAAAAGTTTATCAATCGTATCAGGCCAAACTCATGAATATGAATGCACTTGATTTTGATGATCTGATTTTTAAAACGGTGGAGTTATTTGAAACGAAAGGTGATGTTCTAGACCTCTATCAGGAGAAATTCCAATATATACACGTTGACGAGTATCAAGATACCAACCGCGCGCAGTACAAATTGATTAATCTTCTAGCTAAAAAGTATCGTCATTTGTGCGTCGTGGGTGATTCTGACCAAGCCATTTACAGATGGCGAGGTGCTGATATATCAAACATCATTAATTTTGAACGCGACTACAAAGAAACGACAGTCATCAAATTAGAACAAAATTATCGCTCTACCAGTACTATTCTCGATGCAGCTAATGCGGTCATTGCTCACAATTCACAGCGCAAAGAAAAGAAACTGTGGTCTGCAAATGGCGAAGGTGAAAAGATCTCGATCTACGCAGCTCTCGATCAAACGGATGAGGCTGTCTACGTTATATCAAAGGTACAAGAACATATCGGTGCAGGGGGACAATTTAGCGATTGTACGGTGTTATATCGTGCCAATGCACAGTCACGTGCGATTGAGGAGGCTTTTTTGCAAGCAGCAATGCCTTATAAAATTTTAGGCGGTATGACCTTTTACGACCGTCGAGAAATTCGCGATGTCATGGCCTATTTAAAAACTATTGCCAATCCACAAGATGAGATTTCTTTACTTCGCATCGTAAACGTACCCAAACGCAATATTGGTGACGGAACCATTCGCAAGATGCTCGACTTTGCTCATGAACAAGATACAACGTTATTAGAAGCAATGGGCCGCGTGGAAGAGGCTGAATTAGGAGCAAAATCCACAGAAGCTATCAAAAAATTTTATACACTCATTATGAAATTGCACGATATGCAAGAAGGAATCTCCGTGACTGAGTTTACGCAAGAAGTATTGTACCAATCAGGTTATCGAGAAATGTATGAGGTCAGCCATAAAGAGGAAGATCAAAACCGTTTAGAAAATATTGCTGAACTTTTAACAGTTACGCGTGCCTTTGATCGCCGTCGCCGCGGCACACTCTCAGACTTCTTAGCAGAAACATCTCTTCTCTCTGATCTAGACAAGGAATCCGGAAAAACAGAGAACGCAGTACACATGATGACTATGCATGCTTCGAAAGGTTTAGAGTTTCCAGTTGTCTTTGTGATTGGTGCCGAAGAAACCATTTTCCCACACGCACGTTCGATGGACACCATCGATGGCGTTGAGGAAGAACGCAACTTGTGTTACGTAGCTATCACGCGCGCACGCGAAAAATTGCATCTAAGCTATTGTCTAGAACGCACCCTTTTTGGACAATTGCAGATGAATGACCCATCTCGTTTTTTGTCAGAAATCCCCGATATGTTCACAGAGCGCTCAGGGAATGATACACAGATCATCCCGCGTTGGGACATCGGCCTCACAGTGCGCCATCCCCAGTACGGTATGGGCGTCATTACGGACATGGAGGGAAGTGACGATGATCTTACTCTTTCCATCACATTTCACTCAAAACATGGGACGAAATCCATAAAACCTGCACTGACAAAATTGCGAGTCATCGATCAGTAA
- a CDS encoding RluA family pseudouridine synthase — MVANRTLTVSENGTLLPFLLTALSTMGRNKVKSLLTHGQVMVNDQVVTRHDHPLVQGQTVSILAMRKVSSDDLDGVQILFEDDDVLVIDKPAGLLSMGTDTEKEHTAYRILSDYMRMKNPKSRIFIVHRLDRDTSGVMMFAKRESVQQKLQNAWKDVVVERAYLAVVEGRVQQDTGTIISWLKESKTLIMYISRKEGDGQKAITHYEVLHRTGEYSLLKVQLETGRKNQIRVQMQSIGHPVVGDDRYGAIKDPLGRLGLHASVLSFHHPTTDKVMRFETDFPSAFLRVFSYDQKASVTIKS, encoded by the coding sequence ATGGTGGCCAATCGTACATTGACCGTATCAGAAAATGGAACTTTGCTTCCCTTTTTACTCACTGCATTGTCTACCATGGGTCGCAATAAAGTAAAATCGTTATTGACACATGGTCAGGTGATGGTAAACGACCAAGTGGTGACGCGTCATGATCACCCATTAGTGCAAGGACAGACAGTTTCTATTCTCGCTATGAGAAAAGTTTCGTCAGATGATTTGGATGGCGTTCAGATTTTATTTGAAGATGACGATGTGCTTGTGATCGATAAGCCAGCAGGATTGCTTTCTATGGGGACAGATACGGAGAAAGAACATACAGCGTATCGAATTCTTAGCGATTATATGAGAATGAAAAACCCAAAGTCGCGCATTTTTATTGTCCATCGATTAGATCGTGATACATCAGGTGTCATGATGTTTGCAAAGCGAGAAAGTGTACAGCAAAAGCTACAAAATGCTTGGAAAGATGTTGTCGTGGAGCGCGCATATCTAGCTGTAGTGGAGGGACGCGTGCAACAAGATACAGGAACAATCATTTCCTGGCTAAAAGAGAGCAAGACATTGATTATGTATATCAGTCGTAAAGAAGGCGATGGACAAAAAGCGATTACTCACTATGAAGTATTGCATCGGACAGGTGAATATTCACTTTTGAAAGTACAATTAGAGACAGGTCGCAAAAATCAAATTCGCGTACAAATGCAAAGTATTGGACATCCAGTGGTAGGCGATGATCGTTATGGGGCGATCAAAGATCCACTTGGACGGCTTGGATTGCATGCTAGTGTCCTTAGCTTTCACCATCCTACGACAGATAAAGTCATGCGTTTTGAAACGGATTTTCCTTCTGCTTTTTTGCGTGTCTTCTCTTATGATCAAAAGGCAAGTGTGACCATTAAGTCATAG
- a CDS encoding amidase family protein yields the protein MDALQFEEWGIPDLQQAMSSGELTAVDITWLYLQRIAAFNSQSPGIHAVLEVNPDALFIADALDKERSLTGPRGPLHGIPVLLKDNIDTGDKLHTSAGSIALSTSYAVQDSFVAAQLRKAGAVILGKTNMTEWANFMTEDMPNGYSSRGGQVLNPYGPGVHDVGGSSSGSGAAVAANFAACAIGTETSGSILSPASQNSIVGLKPTVGLISRSGIIPIAHSQDTAGPMGRTVTDVAYLLGALTGVDERDAATFSSVSHALTNYVSVLDELGLRGKHIGVVRTPYFEDLTESQLNLMNAAIQVMKNCGAAVTESLCLTHTKENAGYEVLVYEFKVALNAYLAQVAVNVPVHSLADVIAYNQARSDVALRFGQTILIESEATSGTLTEPEYLLSRLRDVQSSTIHGLDQLFSDHQVDILVFPANYGAGIAAKAGYPSLTVPAGYDESGFPLGVTFCGRAYSEPLLLQVGYAFEQATKHRVPPRM from the coding sequence ATGGATGCACTACAATTTGAGGAATGGGGTATTCCTGATCTGCAGCAAGCGATGTCTTCTGGAGAGTTAACTGCAGTTGATATCACATGGCTTTATTTGCAACGGATTGCTGCGTTTAATTCACAAAGTCCAGGTATTCATGCAGTTCTTGAAGTGAATCCGGACGCGCTGTTTATCGCGGATGCACTCGATAAAGAGCGCTCGCTGACAGGCCCGCGCGGACCACTTCACGGTATACCTGTGTTATTAAAGGATAATATTGATACTGGAGATAAATTACACACGAGTGCAGGCTCTATAGCGCTTTCCACATCCTACGCGGTACAAGATTCTTTTGTTGCTGCACAGTTGCGAAAAGCTGGTGCAGTGATCCTTGGGAAAACGAACATGACTGAATGGGCTAATTTTATGACAGAAGATATGCCTAATGGATACAGTTCGCGCGGTGGACAAGTACTCAATCCATACGGACCAGGTGTGCATGATGTAGGGGGTTCTAGTTCTGGGTCGGGGGCAGCGGTTGCAGCAAATTTTGCTGCATGTGCGATTGGAACGGAGACATCGGGGTCGATCTTAAGTCCAGCTAGTCAAAATTCCATCGTGGGGTTAAAACCGACTGTTGGCTTGATTAGCCGTTCAGGGATCATTCCAATTGCCCATAGTCAAGATACAGCAGGACCGATGGGACGTACTGTAACGGATGTAGCTTATTTATTAGGAGCCTTAACCGGTGTGGATGAACGGGATGCAGCCACATTCTCTAGTGTTTCGCATGCATTGACTAATTATGTTTCTGTTTTAGATGAGCTTGGGTTACGCGGTAAACATATTGGCGTTGTGCGTACACCTTATTTTGAAGATCTCACAGAGAGCCAACTTAATTTGATGAATGCTGCGATTCAAGTGATGAAGAATTGCGGAGCGGCGGTGACCGAATCTCTTTGTCTTACTCATACGAAAGAAAATGCTGGTTATGAAGTGTTAGTCTATGAATTCAAGGTGGCACTCAATGCTTATTTAGCTCAGGTTGCAGTAAACGTACCCGTGCATTCATTGGCTGATGTGATTGCTTATAATCAAGCGCGTAGCGATGTGGCTTTGCGATTTGGACAGACCATTTTGATTGAGTCAGAGGCAACGAGTGGAACACTGACTGAACCGGAGTATCTTTTAAGCCGTTTACGTGATGTGCAATCATCTACTATTCATGGACTAGATCAGCTTTTTTCGGACCATCAAGTAGATATTTTAGTATTTCCAGCGAACTATGGTGCAGGGATTGCGGCTAAAGCAGGTTATCCATCGTTAACGGTTCCAGCAGGCTATGATGAATCTGGATTTCCATTGGGAGTAACTTTTTGTGGTCGCGCGTATAGCGAACCGTTATTATTACAAGTTGGTTATGCTTTTGAACAGGCTACAAAGCATCGCGTCCCTCCGCGTATGTAG
- a CDS encoding NADH-dependent flavin oxidoreductase: protein MNPIYQPLFEHVTLDQQVNIKNRLIMAPMTNFSSNPDGSVSDAEIDYYARRSHGVGMVITACAYVTANGKGFTDEIAVDRDDIIPSLRRLASAIQEQGAKAILQIFHGGRSCPPELVPNGDVVSASAVAHNQPNAIVPRALSETEIEEIITAFGMATRRAIEAGFDGVEIHGANGYLIQQFFSPHSNQRDDRFGGTLEKRMLFPLSIVDEVQKVVNTHAKRPFLIGYRFSPEETETPGITMADTLQLVDRLADKKLSYLHVSLMDFWSVTRHFKDNTKPRIELIVETVNGRVPVIGVGSIHTADDAIKALQAGVAFLALGRELIMDPDWVKKVEQGQEADIHVTLSKDDQSRLVVPDPLWQAIMHTPGWFPVVEQV from the coding sequence TTGAATCCAATTTATCAACCTTTGTTTGAACACGTTACATTAGATCAACAGGTGAACATAAAAAATCGCCTTATCATGGCACCTATGACAAACTTCTCATCGAATCCAGATGGTAGTGTATCTGACGCTGAAATTGACTACTATGCAAGAAGATCGCATGGCGTAGGTATGGTGATCACAGCATGTGCTTATGTAACTGCAAATGGAAAAGGCTTCACTGATGAAATTGCAGTCGATCGCGATGATATCATCCCAAGTCTTCGTCGCTTAGCTTCGGCCATTCAGGAACAAGGTGCTAAAGCTATTTTACAAATTTTTCATGGCGGTCGTTCCTGTCCGCCAGAACTTGTACCAAATGGCGATGTTGTAAGTGCAAGCGCAGTGGCGCACAATCAACCAAATGCTATCGTTCCACGTGCTCTTAGTGAAACAGAAATTGAAGAAATCATTACAGCATTTGGCATGGCCACTCGTCGAGCAATCGAAGCAGGTTTTGATGGTGTTGAAATTCATGGAGCAAACGGTTATCTCATTCAACAATTTTTCTCGCCGCACTCTAATCAGCGAGATGATCGCTTTGGAGGAACGCTTGAAAAGCGCATGCTTTTTCCACTCTCTATCGTCGATGAGGTGCAAAAAGTAGTTAACACTCATGCGAAAAGGCCATTTCTCATAGGGTATCGTTTCTCACCCGAAGAAACAGAAACACCAGGTATTACTATGGCTGATACTTTGCAACTCGTCGATCGCTTAGCAGATAAAAAACTGTCTTATTTACACGTGTCACTCATGGATTTTTGGTCTGTCACCCGCCATTTTAAAGACAATACAAAACCGCGCATTGAACTCATTGTAGAAACAGTTAACGGTAGGGTACCTGTTATCGGAGTTGGATCAATTCATACAGCTGATGATGCAATCAAAGCGCTACAAGCAGGAGTTGCGTTTCTGGCTCTTGGTCGTGAGTTAATTATGGATCCTGACTGGGTAAAGAAAGTTGAACAAGGACAAGAAGCAGATATTCATGTAACACTTAGTAAAGATGATCAGTCTCGTCTTGTCGTTCCAGATCCGCTATGGCAAGCCATCATGCATACTCCGGGTTGGTTCCCTGTTGTGGAACAAGTCTAA